GCTGGCTGGCCCGCACCTCGCGCGGCCGGCCCCAGTGCGCGCCGAGGTAGGACCACAGGTCCAGCACCGGCTCGCGCGGGCCGACGATCGAGGAGCAGCGCCGCCCCTGCTTGCGGGCGCGGTCGGCGAAGGCGCGCACCGACTCGGGCGTCGCGCACACCGGCACCAGGTTCGCGCCGGAGAAGCACATCGAGGTCAGCCGCCCGCCCACGTGGAAGCCCCACAGCTCCCCGCCGAGCTGCCACGGGTCGAGCCCGGCGGCGGCCACGCGGGAGGCGATGAAGACGTTGTCCACCGGGTCCCGGGCGAGCAGGTCGAGCGCCTCGCCGAGATCACCCGGACCGAGGACGCGGGCGGCGGAGGAAGGTGAGAGCAGACGCGTGACCATGTTCACCGCTCAGCTCACCCCCGCGGCAGGACGCGGCGCCGGCGGGGTGGACATGGCGCCGCCCGTGCGGACGCGGACCGACTCGAAGGGCACAGCACCACTTTAAGCCCTGTCCCGACTCTTCGGTTCGGTCTCGATCGCGGCGCCGCCCCGCCGCACCGCCCGCACGGGTCCACCGAGGCCGGCTCAGCCGGCCGTCACCTGCGGTTCGCCCTCGCCGAGATCGACGCCGAGCTCCTCGGCCAGCCGGGCCGCCTCCTCCACCAGGGTCTCGACGATCTTGGCTTCGGAGACGGTCTTGATGACCTCGCCGCGCACGAAGATCTGGCCCTTGCCGTTGCCCGAGGCCACGCCGAGGTCGGCCTCGCGGGCCTCGCCCGGGCCGTTCACCACGCAGCCCATGACCGCCACCCGCAGCGGCACGTCGAGACCCTCGAGCGCCGCGGAGACCTGGTCGGCCAGGGTGTAGACGTCCACCTGGGCGCGTCCGCACGAGGGGCAGGAGACGATCTCCAGGCCGCGCTTGCGCAGCCCGAGCGACTCGAGGATCTGGGTGCCGACCTTGACCTCTTCCACCGGCGGGGCGGAGAGGGAGACCCGGATGGTGTCGCCGATGCCCTCGGCCAGCAGCGCGCCGAAGGCGACCGCGGACTTGATGGTGCCCTGGAAGGCGGGACCGGCCTCGGTCACCCCGAGGTGCAGCGGGTAGTCGCAGGCGGCGGCGAGCTGCCGGTAGGCCTGGATCATCACGACCGGGTCGTTGTGCTTGACCGAGATCTTGATGTCGCGGAAGTCGTGCTCCTCGAACAGCGAGCACTCCCACAGCGCGGACTCGACCAGCGCCTCCGGGGTGGCCTTGCCGT
This genomic window from Actinospica robiniae DSM 44927 contains:
- the ispG gene encoding flavodoxin-dependent (E)-4-hydroxy-3-methylbut-2-enyl-diphosphate synthase, coding for MTAVALGTPSVPAKPLAPRRVSRQIHVGSVPVGGDAPVSVQSMTTTLTSDVNATLQQIAQLTASGCQIVRVAVPSQDDADALPMIAKKSQIPVIADIHFQPKYVFAALDAGCAAVRVNPGNIRKFDDQVGEIARRAKYLGTPIRIGVNAGSLDPRLYEKYGKATPEALVESALWECSLFEEHDFRDIKISVKHNDPVVMIQAYRQLAAACDYPLHLGVTEAGPAFQGTIKSAVAFGALLAEGIGDTIRVSLSAPPVEEVKVGTQILESLGLRKRGLEIVSCPSCGRAQVDVYTLADQVSAALEGLDVPLRVAVMGCVVNGPGEAREADLGVASGNGKGQIFVRGEVIKTVSEAKIVETLVEEAARLAEELGVDLGEGEPQVTAG